One part of the Rickettsia akari str. Hartford genome encodes these proteins:
- a CDS encoding transcriptional regulator, producing the protein MGISQSKLASDIDVPVTRINNMIKHHRSILADTALRLSKN; encoded by the coding sequence ATGGGTATTAGTCAAAGCAAGCTTGCTAGTGATATTGATGTACCTGTTACTAGAATCAATAATATGATTAAACATCATCGTTCAATTCTCGCTGATACGGCACTGCGTTTAAGTAAAAATTAA
- a CDS encoding phosphoethanolamine transferase, giving the protein MLKTIQKHIDIKLIKLSAVLAFVYCLLFNTAILIYKFDYYKAIIFKGILELSKDCCYIYIFSFITFFGLSVHRLVLKAGVGFLFMTSAIASYYIYFFKINPTKQVIGSFFSTDLNEVYELTSIKLVIWIIFCLFTCFYILKSFAAENSKSCVTKLLSAACLLIFVYNIITPSFKILKNYFPIQYLHNSYLNFAGTFGDKNYAYIDISKQYNFIDNSDADIIGVLVIGESARFDHFGINGYERDTTPYLKTTPNLTSFKAKSSSNLTYLSVPSLLSRYPASQIEKTRQENSFLSILTNLGFHTTWIGTQTLMRSFANFDLSNIYNDINFTIVPGGSALFSLNDHDEKILPFIKEIITNSEKQFLVVHTSGSHWNYNARYPKEFEYFTPTCPIKVKGDASDCDKLELVNSYDNSILYTDFFLSNLIDLLKDKNAFLLYVSDHGESLGENGYYGHGGPLLAEQITVPLIVWVSDDFQTKYPKSVSSIKNYANTEISHDYVFHSILDCLNIDSDIIDKNLSICKSS; this is encoded by the coding sequence ATGCTCAAAACTATTCAAAAACATATAGATATCAAATTAATTAAATTATCAGCGGTTTTAGCGTTTGTTTATTGTTTGTTATTTAATACCGCAATATTGATTTATAAATTTGATTATTATAAAGCAATAATCTTTAAAGGGATATTAGAATTATCAAAAGATTGTTGTTATATTTATATATTTTCTTTTATAACATTTTTCGGTCTTAGCGTACATAGATTAGTACTAAAAGCCGGCGTAGGGTTTTTATTTATGACATCCGCTATTGCTAGTTATTACATTTATTTCTTCAAAATCAATCCTACTAAACAAGTAATAGGTAGTTTTTTCTCAACAGATTTAAACGAAGTCTATGAATTAACCAGCATTAAGTTAGTAATATGGATAATTTTTTGCCTTTTTACCTGTTTTTATATTCTCAAATCATTTGCAGCCGAAAATTCTAAATCATGCGTAACAAAATTATTATCTGCCGCTTGCTTACTTATTTTTGTATATAATATTATTACTCCTTCATTTAAGATACTAAAAAATTATTTTCCCATTCAGTATTTACATAATAGCTACCTTAATTTTGCTGGAACTTTCGGTGATAAAAATTATGCATATATAGATATTAGCAAACAATATAATTTTATAGATAACTCCGACGCTGATATTATAGGAGTTTTAGTTATAGGCGAATCGGCAAGATTTGACCATTTCGGTATTAACGGTTATGAACGAGATACAACCCCTTACTTAAAAACCACCCCAAATCTAACTTCCTTCAAAGCTAAATCCTCTTCTAACCTTACTTATCTTTCCGTACCGTCGTTACTTTCACGCTATCCTGCAAGTCAAATTGAAAAGACTAGACAAGAAAACAGCTTTTTATCAATTTTAACAAATCTTGGCTTTCATACTACTTGGATTGGTACCCAAACTTTAATGAGGAGTTTTGCAAATTTTGACCTCAGTAATATATATAATGACATTAATTTTACTATAGTACCGGGCGGCTCTGCCCTCTTTTCTTTAAATGATCATGATGAAAAAATATTACCTTTCATAAAAGAAATAATAACAAACTCAGAGAAGCAATTTTTAGTAGTTCACACTTCCGGCAGCCATTGGAACTATAATGCAAGATATCCAAAAGAGTTTGAGTATTTTACCCCTACATGTCCTATTAAGGTTAAGGGAGATGCAAGCGATTGCGATAAGCTTGAGTTAGTGAACAGTTATGATAATTCTATTTTATATACCGATTTTTTTTTATCTAATTTAATAGATTTGCTTAAAGATAAAAATGCATTTTTATTATATGTATCCGATCACGGCGAGTCCCTCGGAGAAAATGGTTATTACGGTCACGGCGGTCCACTACTTGCAGAACAAATAACCGTACCTCTTATAGTTTGGGTATCAGATGATTTTCAAACTAAATATCCTAAATCAGTATCTTCAATTAAAAATTATGCTAATACCGAGATTAGCCATGATTATGTATTTCATTCAATCCTTGACTGTTTAAATATAGATTCTGACATAATAGATAAAAACTTAAGTATATGTAAATCTAGTTAA
- a CDS encoding DNA processing protein DprA, with protein sequence MLKKLFSAPKISYDIETINILRLIRSDNIGPKTFCSLIQLFGDAGTAIDNAPDFSLQGGQSKQIKIFNKSDAAKEMDLLKKNDTKIITYNAPEYSKSLLEIYDLQSY encoded by the coding sequence ATGCTAAAAAAATTATTTTCTGCTCCTAAAATATCTTATGATATTGAAACAATTAATATTTTACGTCTTATTAGGAGTGACAATATCGGTCCTAAAACTTTCTGTAGTTTAATTCAATTATTCGGTGATGCAGGAACTGCTATAGATAATGCTCCGGATTTTTCATTACAAGGCGGACAGTCAAAACAAATTAAAATTTTCAATAAAAGCGATGCTGCAAAAGAAATGGACCTGCTTAAAAAAAATGATACAAAAATCATCACCTATAATGCGCCAGAATATTCAAAATCATTACTTGAAATTTATGATCTACAGAGTTATTAA
- a CDS encoding SPFH domain-containing protein, whose protein sequence is MEYALLIFSIIAILVIIQMVKVVPQQQAWVVEKLGKFDKVLQPGLNLLIPVIQRVAYKHTLKEEAIDVTAQTAISNDNVTLSIDGVLYVKIIDPIAASYGVNNPYYAITQLAQTTMRSEIGKLPLDRTFEERETLNVAIVTAINQAAINWGIQCMRYEIKDIQPPQTILKAMELQVAAERQKRAQILESEGNRQAKINHAEGEKAQIVLNSEASYTDQVNRAKGEAEAIGLVATATANSIEIVAAVVQKAGGSDAVALKIAEQYISAFGNLAKDTNTVILPANLSEPGSFITGALTIFNQLKASSEKKIDK, encoded by the coding sequence ATGGAATATGCATTATTAATTTTCAGTATTATAGCGATTTTAGTGATAATACAAATGGTTAAAGTTGTACCTCAACAGCAAGCATGGGTAGTAGAAAAACTTGGCAAATTTGATAAAGTACTGCAGCCTGGTTTAAATTTACTCATCCCTGTCATTCAGAGAGTAGCATACAAACATACTTTAAAAGAAGAAGCAATAGACGTTACCGCTCAAACAGCTATTTCAAACGATAATGTAACATTATCTATAGACGGTGTTTTATATGTTAAAATAATTGATCCGATAGCAGCATCTTACGGTGTTAATAATCCTTACTATGCCATAACACAGCTTGCTCAAACTACTATGCGTTCGGAAATCGGTAAACTCCCTTTAGATAGAACTTTTGAAGAGCGCGAAACTTTAAACGTAGCAATTGTAACAGCTATTAATCAGGCTGCTATAAATTGGGGCATACAATGTATGCGTTATGAAATTAAAGATATTCAACCTCCGCAAACTATCCTTAAAGCTATGGAATTGCAGGTAGCGGCAGAGCGTCAAAAAAGAGCTCAAATTCTAGAATCGGAAGGTAATAGACAAGCAAAAATTAACCACGCAGAAGGTGAAAAAGCACAAATCGTACTGAATTCAGAAGCTTCTTATACAGATCAAGTTAACAGAGCCAAAGGTGAAGCTGAAGCAATAGGCTTAGTCGCTACCGCTACGGCCAATAGTATTGAGATTGTCGCAGCTGTCGTACAAAAAGCAGGAGGAAGCGATGCAGTAGCTCTTAAAATAGCCGAGCAATATATTAGTGCATTCGGTAATTTGGCTAAGGATACCAACACCGTCATTTTACCCGCAAATCTTTCAGAACCGGGTAGTTTTATAACAGGAGCGTTAACTATATTTAACCAATTAAAAGCTTCTTCAGAAAAGAAAATAGATAAGTAA
- a CDS encoding peroxiredoxin: MSVFVGKTAPDFTAKAIMPNNNIDEKFKLSDYAAGDNIVLFFYPLDFTFVCPSEIIAFHNKLGEFTERRTKVVAVSVDSHFSHLAWKNTPHNKGGLGQVQFPMVSDIKKDISSKYNVLNEDCFALRGTFLIDKDFIVRHMLVNDLPIGRDINYTLKVIDALTHHQKHGEVCPAGWHKGEEAITPSHEGIAHYLSSHAEKL; encoded by the coding sequence ATGTCAGTATTTGTCGGCAAAACTGCTCCGGATTTTACAGCTAAAGCTATTATGCCTAATAATAATATAGACGAAAAGTTTAAACTTAGCGATTATGCTGCAGGGGATAATATAGTGTTATTTTTTTATCCCCTAGATTTTACTTTTGTTTGTCCATCGGAAATTATAGCATTTCACAATAAGCTTGGCGAATTTACCGAAAGACGTACTAAAGTAGTAGCGGTTAGCGTTGATTCCCATTTTAGCCATTTAGCTTGGAAAAATACTCCGCATAATAAAGGCGGACTTGGACAAGTACAATTTCCAATGGTTTCCGATATAAAAAAGGATATTTCTTCAAAATATAACGTACTTAATGAAGACTGTTTTGCTTTGCGTGGAACTTTTTTAATTGATAAGGATTTCATAGTGCGTCACATGCTAGTTAACGACTTACCTATCGGTCGTGATATTAATTATACATTAAAAGTAATCGATGCTTTAACTCATCATCAAAAACACGGTGAAGTTTGTCCTGCCGGCTGGCATAAAGGTGAGGAAGCAATTACCCCGTCACATGAAGGTATAGCACATTATTTAAGCTCACATGCTGAGAAGCTGTAG
- the ruvX gene encoding Holliday junction resolvase RuvX, translated as MIIKNLQAFSRLLILNSPLIAIDYGSKKLGIALSNQERSIAMPLNTITEINKKIVITSLLSIVEKYKVCGVVIGMPIDMSGAVTEQTNMVMKFAEEFTKSINLPIYLQDERLTTKAANNFLKSFGMKRKDRDNNDDAVAASMILETVLDSMKNI; from the coding sequence ATGATAATAAAAAACCTTCAAGCATTTTCTCGGCTTTTAATTCTGAACTCTCCGCTCATAGCTATTGATTACGGAAGCAAAAAATTAGGAATCGCATTATCTAATCAAGAACGTAGTATTGCTATGCCGTTAAATACTATAACTGAGATAAATAAAAAAATTGTTATTACTTCTTTGCTTAGTATAGTTGAAAAATATAAAGTTTGCGGTGTTGTAATAGGTATGCCGATTGATATGAGTGGAGCAGTAACGGAGCAAACAAATATGGTGATGAAATTTGCCGAAGAATTCACAAAATCTATAAACTTGCCTATATATTTACAGGATGAAAGACTAACTACAAAAGCTGCAAATAATTTCCTTAAATCATTTGGGATGAAAAGAAAAGACCGTGATAATAACGATGATGCAGTAGCTGCTAGTATGATTCTTGAAACTGTGCTTGACTCTATGAAAAATATTTAA